The following proteins are encoded in a genomic region of Struthio camelus isolate bStrCam1 chromosome 3, bStrCam1.hap1, whole genome shotgun sequence:
- the POU3F2 gene encoding POU domain, class 3, transcription factor 2, whose protein sequence is MATTASNHYSLLASGSPMVHAEPPGGMQPSGGYRDAGALVQADYTLQSNGHPLSHAHQWIAALSHGGGPGGPGGGGPGGGGGGGESPWSAGALGQPDIKPAVVQAGGRGDELPPPPHPPPGRAPHLVHHGGGGGGGGPGGPGGPGGHHAAWRAGGAAHLPPGMAAANGGQAGLLYSQPPGFTVNGMLGAAQPALHHHGLRDAHDEPPPGPPHHGAEHPPPPHGAHPGAAGQAPAAAAPGPPPPPPHHDPHSDEDTPTSDDLEQFAKQFKQRRIKLGFTQADVGLALGTLYGNVFSQTTICRFEALQLSFKNMCKLKPLLNKWLEEADSSSGSPTSIDKIAAQGRKRKKRTSIEVSVKGALESHFLKCPKPSAQEITSLADSLQLEKEVVRVWFCNRRQKEKRMTPPGGTLPGAEDVYGASRDTPPHHGVQTPVQ, encoded by the coding sequence ATGGCGACCACAGCGTCTAACCACTACAGCCTGCTCGCCTCCGGCTCGCCCATGGTGCACGCCGAGCCGCCGGGCGGCATGCAGCCCAGCGGCGGCTACCGGGACGCCGGCGCCCTGGTGCAGGCGGACTACACGCTGCAGAGCAACGGGCACCCGCTGAGCCACGCTCACCAGTGGATCGCGGCGCTGTCccacggcggcggccccggcggccccggcggcggcggccccggcggcggcggcggcggcggcgagtcgccCTGGTCGGCGGGCGCGCTGGGGCAGCCCGACATCAAGCCGGCCGTGGtgcaggcgggcgggcgcggcgacgagctgccgccgccgccgcacccgccgccgggccgggcgccgcacCTGGTGcaccacggcggcggcggcggcggcggcggccccggcggccccggcggccccggcgggcaccACGCGgcgtggcgggcgggcggcgcggcgcacCTGCCGCCCGGCATGGCCGCGGCCAACGGCGGCCAGGCGGGGCTGCTCTACTCCCAGCCGCCCGGCTTCACCGTCAACGGCATGCTGGGCGCCGCGCAGCCGGCGCTGCACCACCACGGCCTGCGGGACGCCCACGAcgagccgccgcccggcccgccgcacCACGGCGCcgagcacccgccgccgccgcacggcgcccaccccggcgcggccggccaggccccggccgccgccgcccccgggccgccgccgccgccgccgcaccacGACCCGCACTCGGACGAGGACACGCCGACCTCGGACGACCTGGAGCAGTTCGCCAAGCAGTTCAAGCAGCGGCGCATCAAACTGGGATTTACCCAAGCGGACGTGGGGCTGGCGCTGGGCACCCTCTACGGCAACGTCTTCTCGCAGACCACCATCTGCCGCTTCGAGGCCCTGCAGCTCAGCTTCAAGAACATGTGCAAGCTGAAGCCTTTGTTGAACAAGTGGTTGGAGGAGGCGGACTCCTCCTCGGGCAGCCCCACCAGCATAGACAAGATCGCGGCGCAGGGCCGCAAGCGGAAAAAGCGCACCTCCATCGAGGTGAGCGTCAAGGGCGCGCTGGAGAGCCACTTCCTCAAGTGCCCCAAGCCCTCCGCCCAGGAGATCACCTCGCTCGCGGACAGCCTacagctggagaaggaggtggTGAGAGTGTGGTTTTGTAAcaggagacagaaagagaagcGCATGACCCCCCCGGGGGGGACGCTGCCGGGCGCCGAGGACGTGTACGGGGCCAGCAGGGACACGCCGCCGCACCACGGGGTGCAGACCCCCGTGCAGTGA